One stretch of Paenibacillus sp. FSL R5-0341 DNA includes these proteins:
- a CDS encoding beta-galactosidase, whose amino-acid sequence MSIQPNNKKLIIFADPAFPVDGAFPTEQALNTWKAVEEITVVNADELAEALNATAGEGCLVNLHAPYFPKSAWMEIAAYLHQGGSLISVGGAPFKRPVRYENEAWVVESEQTAYHQELYIHEALNVSAANVQSYTSSEYIPLLAGKEGIFEISDTWNLVPHTTKTSDLPHQMGSSGPMSTQIYPLLRGMSKDGRSIAAPVVLWENSRGTFVGSRWMFVHLPLTPAFWTQDGAVEIVKWAQFCAQGVTELSLKTNYASYDPDERAVLTLQGQILQRAGSRRTTSELWTFDITVEHEDRTSGTTETVWSHQLEMELSGEQRFERILLPVSIKSGLYLIVCHAQAPDGEVRTLRQGFWGQDAALLAEGEVITRSRDYFVKDGRPLPVVGMTYMTSDVARKFLFLPNADVWDRDMAQMAKAGINWIRTGIWTAYRNMMQVDGHMAEDVLRAIDAFILTAKRHSLQVTFTFFSFTPETWEGTNPYLDPQSVEAQKRFIRSIVSRHTHTTHVDWDLINEPSMFDPVRIFSAGPRSARDLYEQQAYIAWLEQRHQTIEALQEAWNMSPKQLPNFAAAVIPEPEEINFDVQDMHKAKKGTRWLDYCLFSMEMHNGWARELVGTIKDLVPNHLVTVGQDEALGAQRPSPFFYEREVDYTTVHSWWLNDDLIWDGIFAKTPHKPNLIQETGIMYVETPDGRAKRTEEELRGILERKYAYAFSTGGAGAVQWIWNTNFYMDNANESHIGALRADGTEKPEADVSYDFGRFMHGIRDLFEDRQLEDIAVVFPYSNDFSNRALAYDATTKLTRVMSYDLKLPFRALSEYHLEALEQQPPKLIIVPSPHNMDSAALYQLLTFAEKEGTSLLITGPLGLDAYWKTSDRADHIVGKRSLGNVQREELLNINGVNHRVTYGRRRIAEVAKETLLHGDNGTPDEVHVLPLGKGQLIWTPLPLELNGRDEPLAELYRYATEIAGIEQELEWISGGDVAGIYGRKLSFPKGNLYVFVSEFALNHEVHVRDQRTGVSYSFQLEKNRSVLFATDASGKLNGVYRPDEVEIVN is encoded by the coding sequence ATGAGTATCCAACCTAATAATAAAAAGCTGATTATCTTCGCTGATCCTGCGTTTCCAGTGGATGGCGCTTTTCCAACGGAGCAGGCTCTGAATACATGGAAAGCAGTCGAAGAGATCACTGTTGTAAACGCTGATGAACTTGCAGAGGCTTTGAACGCTACAGCAGGTGAAGGATGTCTAGTGAATCTGCACGCACCCTATTTCCCCAAATCCGCATGGATGGAGATTGCAGCTTATCTGCATCAGGGAGGGAGCCTGATCAGTGTTGGCGGTGCACCCTTCAAACGTCCGGTTCGATATGAAAATGAGGCATGGGTTGTAGAGTCAGAGCAGACCGCGTATCATCAGGAACTCTATATCCATGAGGCATTGAACGTATCTGCTGCCAACGTGCAATCGTACACGTCATCTGAATATATCCCGCTTCTTGCTGGTAAAGAGGGGATTTTCGAGATTTCAGATACATGGAATCTGGTTCCACATACAACCAAAACAAGTGATCTGCCTCACCAGATGGGTTCATCCGGCCCCATGAGTACGCAGATTTATCCATTACTTCGTGGCATGAGCAAGGATGGACGCAGCATCGCCGCTCCGGTCGTTCTGTGGGAAAACTCCCGCGGGACTTTTGTTGGTTCACGCTGGATGTTTGTGCATCTGCCGCTGACCCCCGCATTCTGGACTCAGGATGGTGCTGTCGAGATTGTAAAGTGGGCGCAATTCTGTGCGCAAGGTGTAACCGAGTTATCCCTGAAAACGAATTACGCTTCGTATGATCCAGATGAACGGGCTGTACTTACACTTCAAGGCCAGATTTTACAGCGTGCAGGCAGCAGGCGTACAACGTCTGAGCTGTGGACATTCGACATAACGGTCGAGCATGAGGATCGCACAAGTGGCACGACGGAAACGGTATGGAGCCATCAACTAGAGATGGAACTTTCCGGTGAGCAGCGTTTCGAACGTATACTTCTCCCGGTTTCCATTAAAAGTGGGTTGTATCTGATCGTATGCCACGCGCAGGCACCTGATGGAGAAGTTCGAACCTTGCGTCAAGGCTTCTGGGGACAAGATGCCGCATTGCTGGCAGAAGGGGAAGTGATTACCCGCAGCAGGGACTATTTTGTAAAAGATGGACGTCCTCTGCCTGTTGTGGGTATGACCTACATGACCTCGGATGTGGCACGGAAATTTTTATTTCTGCCCAATGCGGATGTCTGGGATCGAGACATGGCTCAGATGGCAAAAGCCGGCATCAACTGGATTCGCACGGGAATCTGGACCGCCTATCGCAACATGATGCAGGTGGACGGACATATGGCAGAGGATGTGCTTCGTGCCATTGATGCCTTTATTTTAACGGCGAAACGCCACAGCTTGCAGGTCACATTCACCTTTTTCTCCTTTACACCGGAGACATGGGAAGGCACGAATCCGTATTTGGACCCGCAGAGTGTCGAGGCACAGAAACGTTTCATCCGAAGCATTGTCAGTCGTCACACGCACACAACGCATGTGGACTGGGATCTGATTAACGAGCCATCGATGTTTGATCCGGTGCGTATCTTCTCAGCTGGCCCACGCTCGGCGAGGGATTTGTATGAACAGCAGGCTTATATCGCTTGGCTTGAGCAGCGGCATCAGACGATTGAAGCGTTGCAGGAGGCATGGAACATGTCACCGAAGCAGCTTCCCAACTTTGCAGCCGCGGTGATCCCGGAGCCGGAAGAGATTAATTTTGATGTACAGGACATGCACAAGGCCAAAAAAGGAACGCGCTGGCTTGATTACTGTCTCTTCTCTATGGAGATGCACAATGGTTGGGCTAGAGAGCTTGTAGGTACGATCAAGGATCTGGTACCGAATCATCTGGTTACCGTGGGGCAGGATGAAGCCCTTGGTGCGCAGCGTCCTTCACCTTTCTTCTATGAACGTGAAGTGGACTACACAACCGTGCATTCCTGGTGGTTGAATGATGATCTGATCTGGGACGGTATTTTCGCCAAAACGCCTCATAAGCCCAATCTCATTCAGGAGACGGGCATCATGTACGTGGAAACCCCCGATGGGCGAGCCAAGCGTACGGAGGAAGAGCTTCGTGGCATTCTCGAACGCAAGTACGCCTATGCTTTCTCGACAGGCGGTGCAGGAGCGGTGCAATGGATCTGGAACACCAACTTTTATATGGATAATGCCAATGAGTCTCATATCGGAGCCCTTCGTGCAGATGGTACGGAGAAGCCAGAGGCGGATGTGTCTTATGATTTTGGCCGATTCATGCATGGCATTCGTGATCTCTTTGAAGACCGCCAGCTGGAGGATATTGCAGTGGTGTTCCCGTATTCCAATGACTTCTCCAACCGTGCCCTGGCCTATGATGCGACAACGAAGCTGACCCGTGTGATGTCCTATGATCTGAAACTGCCGTTCCGTGCGTTATCCGAATATCATCTGGAAGCGTTGGAGCAGCAGCCACCGAAACTGATCATCGTACCGAGTCCGCACAATATGGACAGCGCTGCACTGTATCAATTGCTCACGTTCGCCGAGAAGGAAGGGACGAGTCTGCTGATTACCGGACCACTGGGACTGGACGCATACTGGAAAACAAGTGACCGGGCCGATCATATCGTAGGCAAACGCAGTCTGGGTAACGTGCAGCGGGAGGAATTGCTGAATATTAATGGCGTGAATCACCGGGTGACCTATGGACGGCGTCGTATCGCCGAGGTAGCGAAGGAGACGTTGCTTCATGGCGATAATGGTACACCAGATGAAGTACACGTTCTGCCTTTGGGCAAAGGGCAATTAATCTGGACCCCACTGCCGCTCGAGTTAAACGGACGGGATGAACCACTCGCTGAATTGTATCGTTATGCCACTGAGATTGCTGGCATCGAACAGGAGTTGGAATGGATATCTGGCGGGGATGTCGCAGGAATCTACGGGCGGAAGCTGAGTTTTCCAAAAGGGAATCTCTATGTATTCGTATCGGAGTTTGCCTTGAACCATGAGGTTCACGTAAGAGATCAACGTACAGGTGTATCGTACTCGTTCCAATTGGAGAAAAATCGTTCGGTTCTTTTTGCCACAGATGCTTCCGGAAAGCTGAATGGCGTGTATCGCCCGGATGAGGTTGAGATTGTAAACTAG
- a CDS encoding glycoside hydrolase family 125 protein, which produces MEQFRLPKIPMPPVALPQSIQAVLEEAEQKLAHRPKLLQLFKNCFPNTIETTTKLMEDGTTFVITGDIPASWLRDSVEQVVHYIPFAKEDEDLQRIIGGLIKRHIQYVHIDPYANAFNETANDWHWNTTDETEMSPWVWERKFEIDSLCFVVRLAYLYWKETELTDIFDSSFKAAMRKIVDLFKVEQHHMEQSPYRFTRNNGIPTDSLRNHGKGMPVNYTGMIWSGFRSSDDACDFHYNIPGNMFAVVALRQMQEFAEWVFRDMEFLQELKDLEQDVDHGIQLYGIYRHPEFGPIYAYETDGYGNHCLMDDAGTPGLMSIPYLGYVTADDPIYQNTRRFALSKENPFYYEGKVAKGIGSPHTPPDYIWHMGLSMQGLTAQSAEEKLEIIRMLEATDADTGYMHEGFHADDPTIFTRKWFAWSNSLFSQLVYRSMKDGLL; this is translated from the coding sequence ATGGAACAGTTCAGATTACCCAAAATACCAATGCCGCCCGTCGCGTTGCCACAATCCATTCAGGCCGTGCTCGAAGAAGCGGAACAGAAACTGGCTCACCGACCAAAGCTGCTTCAATTATTCAAAAACTGCTTTCCTAACACCATTGAAACAACAACGAAGTTGATGGAGGACGGTACGACTTTTGTTATCACAGGAGATATTCCGGCTTCCTGGCTGCGTGATTCCGTGGAGCAGGTGGTACATTACATTCCGTTTGCCAAAGAAGACGAGGACCTGCAACGCATTATTGGCGGGTTAATTAAACGTCATATCCAGTATGTTCACATTGATCCGTATGCCAATGCCTTCAATGAGACAGCGAACGACTGGCACTGGAACACCACGGACGAGACCGAGATGTCACCTTGGGTGTGGGAACGCAAATTTGAGATTGACTCATTATGTTTTGTTGTACGCCTGGCCTATCTATATTGGAAGGAAACCGAGCTGACCGATATTTTTGATTCCAGCTTCAAGGCAGCGATGCGTAAAATCGTGGATCTATTCAAAGTCGAACAGCATCACATGGAACAATCTCCATATCGCTTTACTCGGAATAACGGTATCCCAACAGACTCCCTGCGCAATCACGGAAAAGGTATGCCAGTCAATTACACGGGCATGATCTGGTCCGGCTTCCGTTCCAGTGATGATGCTTGCGATTTCCACTACAATATCCCTGGCAACATGTTCGCGGTTGTCGCTCTGCGTCAGATGCAGGAGTTTGCCGAGTGGGTGTTCCGGGATATGGAATTCTTGCAGGAATTGAAGGATCTGGAGCAGGACGTGGATCACGGCATTCAGTTGTATGGTATTTATCGTCATCCCGAATTTGGACCGATCTATGCGTACGAGACGGACGGTTATGGCAACCACTGTCTCATGGACGATGCGGGTACACCGGGACTCATGTCCATTCCATATCTGGGTTACGTCACAGCGGATGATCCGATCTACCAGAATACGCGCCGCTTTGCTCTGAGCAAAGAGAACCCGTTCTATTATGAGGGCAAGGTTGCCAAAGGAATCGGTAGCCCGCACACTCCGCCCGATTACATCTGGCATATGGGCTTGTCCATGCAAGGACTGACTGCGCAGTCTGCCGAGGAGAAACTGGAGATTATTCGCATGCTTGAAGCGACAGATGCAGATACAGGTTATATGCATGAAGGCTTCCATGCCGATGATCCGACGATTTTTACACGTAAATGGTTTGCATGGTCCAACAGCCTGTTCTCCCAGTTGGTCTATAGATCCATGAAGGATGGCCTGTTATGA